In Terriglobia bacterium, the genomic window TACGCAATGGCTACGGACGGCTCGGCTCCCATGGCGATCGACTACTTCGACGAAATGGGGGGATCCCGGGTATTCGATCCGGATCGGATCGTCTTCGTGATGGACCATTACTGCTCGCGCGCTCACTCGAAAACCTCGGAACTGCAGAAACGGATGAGGGCTTTTGCGCAGAAGCAGGGGATCGGCGTCCACGATGTGGGCGCAGGCATCTGCCATCAGCTGATGATAGAGACCGGACGGACCCGACCGGGTGGCCTTCTGGTCGGGGCAGACAGCCACTCAGTGACGGGCGGCGCGCTGAACGCGTTTGCGACTGGGATCGGTTCATCAGATCTCGCCGCCACAATGATCTGCGGGCGCATATGGCTGAAGGTGCCGCAAACGATCAAAGTCACGCTTACGGGCCATCCGGGGTCGGGCATATACGCGAAAGATATGGCGCTGGCGCTCGCGGGTATGCTTGGTGCCGATGGCGCCGCCTACCAGACGCTCGAATTCGACGGACCTGCGGCGACCGGATTGGATGTCGAGGACAGGCTCGTTCTCAGTAACATGTCGGTCGAGATGGGGGCGAAAGCGGGCATCTTCAAGGCCGACCGGAAGACTCTCCAATATCTCGGGGCGCGCACGGCGGCGCCGCTCAGACCGGTCGAAGCCGATGCCGATGCCCGGTACAGCCGGGAGATCACACTGGAGGTGTCGGAGCTCGCTCCCATGATCGCACGGCCGCACGCGGTGGATAACGTGGCCGCCATCGGCACTTCAGCAGGCACACCGGTACAAATGGTCTTCCTGGGCACATGCACGGCGGGCAGAGTGCGCGACTTTCATCAGGCCTTGCGGATCCTTAATGCGGTCGGGCGCATCGCGCCGGGAGTGCAACTGGTCGTGACCCCCGCTTCCACAGAGGTCGAAGCAGAGCTGAGACGGGACGGGACGCTCGACCGGCTTGCGGCCCTGGGCGCGACGATCCTGCCGCCGGGATGCGGTCCTTGTTGCGGCACTGCCGGCCCCACACCGGCGGATGGGGTGAACGTGATGTCTACGGCCAATCGCAACTTCAAAGCCCGGATGGGGAACGCAGCGGCTTCGATCTACCTCGCATCGCCGGCCGCCTGCGCGGCTGCCGCAGCGACGGGCCGGATCACCGATCCGCGTGAGATCGAGGGGCGCTCGAAATGAGAATCGCGCTCTCAGGCAAAGCCAGGTTGCTGGGTGACGACGTCAACACGGATTACATCATTTCGTCCAGCCGGAAGAAGGAAACGCTGGAGGCCGATGCCTTGAAGCGCTATCTGCTGGAAGCTCTGGACCCGGCCTTTGCTGCGTCGGTCACACCTGGCGATTTGCTGGTGGCCGGCAGGAACTTCGGGTGCGGTTCGGCGATGGAAGTGGCCGTTACCGTGATCCTGGCCGCAGGGATCAAGGCGGTGCTTGCCCGGAGCTTTTCCCGAACGTACTATCGCAACGCGATCAACAATGGGCTGATCCCGCTCGAGTGCAACACGGCCGGGATCCGGGAGCAAGATGAGTTGCGCGTCGTGCTCGACGATGCAGGCGTCCGCGTGACGGATCTGACTCAAAGGCGCCAGATAGCCGGCGTTCCATTGCCCGGCATCATGCTCGATATCCTGAGCGCCGGGGGACTGGTGCCCTATTTCCGGAAGTACCGGACCCTATGAAGCTGCACACGAAGATATTGATAGGATTGATTTCAGGTGCTGCTGCCGGGGTCGCTTCCCGAGCGGCAGGATTCGCGTGGGCCCAACGCGCGCTTATTGCGATAGAGCCGGTGGGCATGGTCTTCGTGCAACTCATCATGATGGTCGTCATCCCGCTCGTGGTGGGGAGCCTTTTCGTGGCGATGGCCTCGCTGGGTGAGGGCCGCAGGCTGGCAAAGCTGGGCGGGCGAACCCTGGCTTATTTTCTGCTGACAACGATGATAGGATCGATCATCGGACTGTCGCTCGCGCTTCTCGTGCGTCCGGGCGCCGGGCTCGACCCGGCCATCCGGGATGCTCTGGCGGCGCAATCCGAAGCAAATGCCGGCAATGCGGTGGCTACCGCCAACTCGGCTCCGGGGATAGCCCAGCTGCTGCTCTCCATGATTCCCCAGAATCCGTTTGGCGCGGCCGCCAGGATGGAACTCCTTCCCCTGGTGATTTCCACCGTCATTTTCGGCGTGGCGGCGAGCCGGATTGCGGAAGGGCGCCGTCAGGTGATCGTGCGCTTTTTCCAGGGGCTCAACGACATCTGCATGGTGATCATCGCCTGGGTGATGAAGCTGGCGCCTTATGCGGTCTTCGCACTGATCGGCGCGACAGTGGCGAGGTTCGGCACCGACCTGCTCCAGCACTTGATCGTGTACTGCCTGGTCGTCTTGGCGGGGCTGCTGCTCCACATGTTCGGCATCCTGACCCTGGCGCTCAGGTTGCTTGCGCGCGTCAAAGTGGCGGATTTTTACCGCGGAGTCGCCAAGGCACTGCTGGTCGCATTTTCCACCTCCTCATCCAATGCAACGCTGCCGGTGAGCATGGAGGTAGCAGAGGAGAACCTGGGCGTGCCGGCGGAAGTGGCCGGTTTCGTGCTTCCTCTGGGCACAACTCTGAACCTCAACGGCGCCGCCGTCTATAAGAGCGTTACAGCTGTGTTCGTTGCCGGAGTTTACGGCCTCACGCTGGGCCTTCCGGGATATGTAACGATCATCGTGGCCTCGACGCTGGCCGCCATTACGGGTGTCGGCGTGCCGGGCAGCTCGCTGGTCACAACTCTCATTGTGTTCAATGCGATCGGGCTCGGCCCTCATGCGGTATCGGGAATCGCGCTCGTGCTCGGAGTGGACCGGTTGCTGGACATGCTGCGCACGACCGTAAACGTAACCAGCAGTCTTACGTGCGCCGCGTATATTGCCCGAAAAGACAGGGAAGAGAAGCTCCAAGCCGTCAAACAAGCTTCCACAGTTGCAAAGGTCCTTTGAGTCTTTGAGGTGAGCAAGCTGCAACGACCCGCCATCCAACTATCCCTTCGTTTCGGAAATATCTATAACCGGCTGATCGCCGCGGCCATGCGGTTGAGGGCGTCGGCGAGGATTTTTCGCGGGCAGGCAAAATTCAGCCGCACGTAACCTTCGCCGCCTTTGCCGAAGTCGGGCCCGTTGTTCAGCCCCACGCGCGCTTCTCTCAAGAAGAAATCGGCCGGGTTCCCTGGGATGCCGGCCTCTCTGCAGTCGAGCCAGGCCAGGTAAGTGGCTTCCATCCTGCACATCCGGAT contains:
- a CDS encoding 3-isopropylmalate dehydratase large subunit encodes the protein MTGKTISEKILSEKSGRDARAGDLVVCAVDYAMATDGSAPMAIDYFDEMGGSRVFDPDRIVFVMDHYCSRAHSKTSELQKRMRAFAQKQGIGVHDVGAGICHQLMIETGRTRPGGLLVGADSHSVTGGALNAFATGIGSSDLAATMICGRIWLKVPQTIKVTLTGHPGSGIYAKDMALALAGMLGADGAAYQTLEFDGPAATGLDVEDRLVLSNMSVEMGAKAGIFKADRKTLQYLGARTAAPLRPVEADADARYSREITLEVSELAPMIARPHAVDNVAAIGTSAGTPVQMVFLGTCTAGRVRDFHQALRILNAVGRIAPGVQLVVTPASTEVEAELRRDGTLDRLAALGATILPPGCGPCCGTAGPTPADGVNVMSTANRNFKARMGNAAASIYLASPAACAAAAATGRITDPREIEGRSK
- a CDS encoding alpha-IPM isomerase → MRIALSGKARLLGDDVNTDYIISSSRKKETLEADALKRYLLEALDPAFAASVTPGDLLVAGRNFGCGSAMEVAVTVILAAGIKAVLARSFSRTYYRNAINNGLIPLECNTAGIREQDELRVVLDDAGVRVTDLTQRRQIAGVPLPGIMLDILSAGGLVPYFRKYRTL
- a CDS encoding dicarboxylate/amino acid:cation symporter — translated: MKLHTKILIGLISGAAAGVASRAAGFAWAQRALIAIEPVGMVFVQLIMMVVIPLVVGSLFVAMASLGEGRRLAKLGGRTLAYFLLTTMIGSIIGLSLALLVRPGAGLDPAIRDALAAQSEANAGNAVATANSAPGIAQLLLSMIPQNPFGAAARMELLPLVISTVIFGVAASRIAEGRRQVIVRFFQGLNDICMVIIAWVMKLAPYAVFALIGATVARFGTDLLQHLIVYCLVVLAGLLLHMFGILTLALRLLARVKVADFYRGVAKALLVAFSTSSSNATLPVSMEVAEENLGVPAEVAGFVLPLGTTLNLNGAAVYKSVTAVFVAGVYGLTLGLPGYVTIIVASTLAAITGVGVPGSSLVTTLIVFNAIGLGPHAVSGIALVLGVDRLLDMLRTTVNVTSSLTCAAYIARKDREEKLQAVKQASTVAKVL